A DNA window from Taeniopygia guttata chromosome 8, bTaeGut7.mat, whole genome shotgun sequence contains the following coding sequences:
- the PIGC gene encoding phosphatidylinositol N-acetylglucosaminyltransferase subunit C, whose product MEPVPGRRWQKVLYERQPFPDNYVDQRFLEELRKNVHARQYRYQAVVFQSGAVVQQLCSVCVFVLTWWYMDAGMLSPQGLFGAALVSSLLGYVLFDAVDGGAGRWASGRTRWADLKSTLVFAAFTYGFSPVLKTLTESISTDTIYAMSALMLLGHLIFFDYGANAAIVSSTLSLNMAIFASVCLASRLPRSLHAFVMVTFAMQIFALWPMLQKKLKARTPRCYVGVTVLFALAALAGLATVSSVGAVLFASLLLAISCLCPYCLIRLQLLKDNIHGPWDEAEIKEDLSRFLM is encoded by the coding sequence ATGGAGCCGGTGCCCGGGCGGCGGTGGCAGAAGGTGCTGTACGAGCGCCAGCCTTTCCCCGATAACTACGTGGACCAGCGGTTCCTGGAGGAGCTGCGGAAGAACGTGCACGCCCGGCAGTACCGGTACCAGGCCGTGGTCTTCCAGTCGGGAGCCgtggtgcagcagctgtgcagcgTCTGCGTCTTCGTGCTCACCTGGTGGTACATGGACGCCGGGATGCTGAGCCCGCAGGGGCTGTTCGGAGCGGCGCTGGTGTCCTCCCTGCTTGGCTATGTCCTGTTCGACGCCGTGgacggcggggccgggcgctgGGCGAGCGGGCGGACGCGCTGGGCTGACCTCAAGAGCACGCTGGTGTTCGCCGCCTTCACCTACGGCTTCTCGCCGGTGCTGAAGACGCTGACCGAGTCCATCAGCACGGACACCATCTATGCCATGTCGGCCCTCATGCTCCTGGGGCACCTCATCTTCTTTGACTACGGCGCCAACGCTGCCATCGTGTCCAGCACGCTGTCCCTCAACATGGCCATCTTCGCCTCGGTGTGCCTGGCCTCGCGCCTGCCTCGCTCCCTGCACGCCTTCGTCATGGTGACCTTCGCCATGCAGATCTTCGCGCTGTGGCCCATGCTGCAGAAGAAGCTGAAGGCCCGGACGCCCCGGTGCTACGTGGGGGTGACGGTGCTCTTTGCGCTGGCGGCGCTGGCGGGGCTGGCCACGGTGTCCAGCGTGGGCGCCGTGCTCTTCGCCTCCCTGCTGCTCGCCAtctcctgcctctgcccctACTGCCTCATCCGCCTCCAACTGCTCAAGGACAACATCCACGGGCCGTGGGACGAGGCTGAAATCAAGGAGGACCtctccaggttcctcatgtAG